Proteins encoded within one genomic window of Mya arenaria isolate MELC-2E11 chromosome 13, ASM2691426v1:
- the LOC128215539 gene encoding uncharacterized protein LOC128215539, with protein MRLFRNALIFRGLILTISMSTTTTTAATTKTTTTSKTASKSNTLTATPGPTTPTTDSSTTTNKTPVPVSMTTHSSTGTGSTTTDITTTSPPSTTGTDSSTTENTTTSTPTTTGTDSSTKENTTTSAHTTTGTDSSTTENTTTSTPTTTGTDSSTTENTTTSTPTTTGTDSSTTENTTTSTPTTTGNDSSTMENTTTSTHTTTGTDSSTTENTTTSTPTTTGTNSSATENTTTLTSTKTDNSTKENKTMSAQTLTESNSSSNGIATSPPVDNTSTNNPYNGAEIKERRALLLGVTCNILLTSLILLLFQ; from the exons ATGCGGCTTTTTCGGAATGCATTAATTTTTCGAG gTTTGATCCTCACAATAAGTatgtcaacaacaacaacaacagctgcaacaacaaaaacaacaacaacatcgaAAACAGCATCAAAATCCAACACTTTGACAGCAACGCCAGGTCCAACTACTCCCACAACTGACAGTTCAACCACGACAAATAAAACTCCAGTTCCGGTAAGTATGACAACTCATTCCTCTACCGGAACTGGCAGTACAACCACGGATATCACGACAACGTCACCTCCTTCCACTACCGGAACTGACAGTTCAACCACGGAAAACACGACAACGTCAACTCCTACCACTACCGGAACTGACAGTTCAACCAAGGAAAACACGACAACGTCGGCTCATACCACTACCGGAACTGACAGTTCAACCACGGAAAACACGACAACGTCAACTCCTACCACTACCGGAACTGACAGTTCAACCACGGAAAACACGACAACGTCAACTCCTACCACTACCGGAACTGACAGTTCAACCACGGAAAACACGACAACGTCAACTCCTACCACTACCGGAAATGACAGTTCAACCATGGAAAACACGACAACGTCAACTCATACCACTACCGGAACTGACAGTTCAACCACGGAAAACACGACAACGTCAACTCCTACCACTACCGGAACTAACAGTTCAGCCACGGAAAACACGACAACGTTAACTTCGACCAAAACTGACAATTCAACCAAGGAAAATAAAACCATGTCAGCCCAAACCCTTACTGAAAGTAACAGCTCAAGCAATGGAATAGCAACAAGCCCGCCCGTGGATAATACCTCGACCAATAACCCTTATAACGGAGCAGAAATTAAAG aaagacGCGCACTATTATTGGGAGTTACGTGCAATATTTTACTGACAAGTCTAATCCTGCTTTTGTTTCAATGA